In Streptomyces capitiformicae, one genomic interval encodes:
- a CDS encoding NAD-dependent epimerase/dehydratase family protein: MRVVIFGASGMIGQGVLRACLLDPQVDSVLLVVRRLLDVDHPKVRQVVHTDFTDFMAVRGEFEHLDACFYCAGVSSAGRSEEEYSRITHDHTLAAADAVSAANPSLTFTFVSGEGASESSRSAWARVLGRAENELLGMPFNSYVFRPAYIRPRNGAVSQTPAYRLTYRLTSWLYPLLHRLAPSHTTTTEHLGRAMIAVVHLQGSAPAVLHSPDINRLGAAVGGAAPGGELR; this comes from the coding sequence ATGCGGGTTGTCATCTTCGGGGCGTCCGGAATGATCGGCCAGGGTGTGCTGCGCGCCTGCCTCCTGGATCCGCAGGTCGACTCCGTCCTGCTGGTGGTGCGCAGGCTTCTGGACGTGGACCATCCGAAGGTCCGGCAGGTCGTCCATACCGATTTCACGGATTTCATGGCCGTTCGAGGCGAGTTCGAGCATCTGGACGCCTGCTTCTACTGCGCCGGTGTCTCCTCGGCCGGCCGCAGTGAGGAGGAGTACTCCCGGATCACCCATGACCACACGCTGGCGGCCGCCGACGCGGTGAGCGCCGCCAACCCGTCCCTGACCTTCACCTTCGTGTCGGGGGAGGGCGCCTCCGAATCGAGCCGCTCGGCGTGGGCCCGGGTCCTGGGGCGTGCCGAGAACGAACTGCTGGGGATGCCGTTCAACTCCTATGTCTTCCGGCCCGCTTACATCCGGCCCCGCAACGGCGCCGTCTCTCAAACCCCGGCCTACCGTCTGACGTACCGGCTCACGTCGTGGCTGTACCCCCTGCTGCACCGGCTGGCACCGTCACACACGACCACGACCGAGCACCTGGGCCGCGCGATGATCGCCGTCGTCCACCTCCAAGGCAGCGCTCCCGCTGTGCTGCACAGCCCCGACATCAACCGGCTGGGAGCCGCCGTCGGGGGAGCGGCGCCCGGAGGAGAACTCCGATGA
- a CDS encoding TetR/AcrR family transcriptional regulator, with amino-acid sequence MTDVDQPASPPPARRARRADAERNRHAIIEAASAVFAEQGATVDVREIARRSSVGMGTLYRHFPTKDDLLVTVLEQEFTSWLTNALQTAAATEDPWQALTGFFEETLTHQACNRALVESYATQDGPSPECAQLRESVLGELLDRCLDAGLLRSDVTTADLALLIMSLSHVVQATGESHPAQWRRLLRISLDGLSSRNTEALPES; translated from the coding sequence GTGACCGACGTCGACCAGCCCGCATCCCCGCCGCCCGCCAGACGTGCCCGCCGAGCGGATGCCGAGCGCAACCGTCATGCGATCATCGAGGCGGCCAGCGCAGTCTTCGCCGAGCAGGGCGCCACCGTCGACGTCCGCGAGATCGCCCGGCGCAGCAGCGTCGGCATGGGCACCCTCTACCGCCACTTTCCGACCAAGGACGACCTGCTCGTGACGGTCCTGGAGCAGGAGTTCACCTCCTGGCTCACCAACGCCCTGCAGACGGCAGCCGCAACCGAAGACCCCTGGCAGGCTCTGACCGGCTTTTTCGAAGAGACCCTCACCCACCAGGCCTGCAACCGCGCTCTTGTCGAGAGTTACGCCACCCAGGACGGCCCCTCGCCCGAGTGTGCGCAACTCCGCGAATCCGTCCTCGGCGAACTCCTCGACCGCTGCCTTGACGCGGGCCTCCTGCGCTCCGACGTCACCACGGCCGACCTGGCCCTGCTCATCATGTCCCTGAGCCACGTCGTCCAGGCGACCGGTGAGAGCCACCCCGCCCAGTGGCGCCGTCTCCTGCGCATCTCCCTCGACGGACTCAGCAGCCGCAACACCGAGGCCCTGCCCGAGTCCTGA
- a CDS encoding NADPH-dependent F420 reductase, which yields MATLGIIGSGNIGTALARLAIAAGIDVVLSNSRGPQSLAQKVAELGGRARAATPEEAARAGDWVVASIPLVAYRDLPAPALAGKVVLDTINYYPYRDGAFEELDSGKTTTSELIQAHLTGAKVVKAFNNIYIQHIPDLARPAGAADRTALPIAGDDLQAKASAATLIDRLGFDTVDVGNLSESWRFEPDTAPYVTPYVADLDAYKAALAALAEAVASGRPPQQEANAEVPGAPLPAHRLRTLLAETPRMLTADRVFS from the coding sequence ATGGCCACACTCGGCATCATCGGCAGCGGCAACATCGGTACGGCGCTCGCCCGGCTCGCGATCGCGGCGGGCATCGACGTCGTCCTGTCCAATTCCCGCGGGCCGCAGAGCCTGGCACAGAAGGTGGCTGAGCTCGGGGGGCGTGCACGCGCCGCGACGCCCGAGGAGGCGGCCCGGGCAGGCGACTGGGTGGTGGCGAGCATCCCGCTGGTCGCCTACCGGGATCTTCCGGCCCCCGCGCTGGCCGGCAAGGTCGTGCTCGACACGATCAACTACTACCCGTACCGCGACGGGGCCTTCGAGGAGCTCGACTCGGGCAAGACCACAACCAGCGAACTCATTCAGGCGCACCTGACCGGCGCGAAGGTCGTCAAGGCGTTCAACAACATCTACATCCAGCACATCCCGGACCTCGCCCGCCCCGCGGGCGCCGCCGACCGAACCGCCCTGCCGATAGCCGGTGACGACCTGCAGGCCAAGGCGAGCGCCGCCACCCTGATCGACCGACTGGGCTTCGACACCGTCGACGTCGGAAACCTCTCCGAAAGCTGGCGCTTCGAGCCCGATACCGCCCCGTACGTGACGCCCTACGTCGCCGATCTCGACGCCTACAAGGCGGCGTTGGCCGCGCTCGCCGAGGCGGTCGCCTCCGGCCGCCCGCCGCAGCAGGAAGCGAACGCTGAGGTTCCAGGTGCCCCGCTGCCCGCCCATCGGCTGCGCACCCTGCTCGCCGAGACGCCCAGGATGCTCACCGCCGACCGCGTGTTCAGCTGA
- a CDS encoding alcohol dehydrogenase catalytic domain-containing protein: MQVEARAIRQPDGPFLQESLELEDPRTDEVLVELRATGVCHTDLGARDQSIPAALPVVRGHEGAGVVRAVGSGVTGLAPGDHVVMSHVYCGACVNCRAGQVSYCKDVVPRTLFGLWGGRDEPIERFSS, from the coding sequence ATGCAGGTTGAGGCGAGGGCGATTCGTCAGCCGGATGGTCCGTTCCTCCAGGAGTCGCTGGAGTTGGAGGATCCGCGTACTGACGAAGTGCTTGTCGAACTGCGTGCGACAGGTGTCTGTCATACCGATCTCGGTGCGCGTGATCAGTCGATTCCTGCTGCATTGCCGGTAGTGCGGGGCCACGAGGGCGCGGGCGTGGTCCGTGCTGTTGGTTCCGGGGTGACTGGACTCGCGCCGGGTGATCATGTCGTCATGAGTCACGTCTATTGCGGTGCGTGTGTCAATTGCCGTGCGGGGCAGGTGAGCTATTGCAAGGATGTTGTGCCTCGGACTCTGTTTGGGCTGTGGGGGGGACGGGACGAGCCCATTGAGAGGTTTTCATCCTGA
- a CDS encoding transposase family protein, producing MLLDGTLVRTRRRTGADNRKNFSGKHKAHGLLFLALTDEKGNLIWISAAKPGRSSEITTARHNKIIRHLREAGLGALADLGFVGLDDDPDDPVIITGRKATRNHRLTGAEKEANRLLNRERTAVEHGFANLKSWRFLTKIRMNARHATILLRALLVLAKHRSPQVTDDLPKKITCLTGASKSPQPHTSSVTSGIRMKTSQWARPVPPTAQTESEAQHPCNSSPAPHGN from the coding sequence GTGCTGCTGGACGGCACCCTCGTGCGCACTCGCCGCCGCACCGGGGCAGACAACCGGAAGAACTTCTCCGGCAAGCACAAAGCCCATGGCCTGCTGTTTCTCGCGCTGACCGACGAGAAGGGCAACCTGATCTGGATCTCCGCGGCCAAGCCCGGCCGGTCCAGCGAGATCACCACGGCCCGCCACAACAAGATCATCAGACATCTGCGCGAGGCCGGGCTCGGGGCCCTGGCCGACCTCGGCTTCGTCGGCCTGGACGACGATCCCGATGACCCGGTGATCATCACCGGCCGCAAGGCCACCCGCAACCACCGCCTCACCGGCGCGGAGAAGGAGGCGAACCGCCTGCTCAATCGCGAACGCACCGCCGTCGAGCACGGTTTCGCGAACCTGAAGTCCTGGCGCTTCCTGACCAAGATCCGCATGAACGCCCGGCACGCCACCATCCTCCTGCGCGCCCTGCTCGTCCTCGCAAAACACCGAAGTCCACAGGTGACAGACGATCTCCCGAAGAAGATCACGTGCCTGACCGGCGCGAGTAAATCACCACAGCCTCACACCAGCTCCGTGACCAGCGGAATCAGGATGAAAACCTCTCAATGGGCTCGTCCCGTCCCCCCCACAGCCCAAACAGAGTCCGAGGCACAACATCCTTGCAATAGCTCACCTGCCCCGCACGGCAATTGA
- a CDS encoding acetyl-CoA acetyltransferase codes for MNAPTLTDLDPSTPVLIGVGQASERSQDPGYQGLSPVELAAAAAHEALVDTGADLSALAAAIGTVAGVRQFEISTPGAPAPLGRSDNYPRSVARRIGAEPARAILEVAGGQGPQHLVNELAAAIADGREEVALIFGSEAISTVQHLARAEDRPDFTETVGGQLEDRGYGLKGLITREQQLHGLTDAPSQYALFENARRARLGLSRQEYATAIGELFAPFTEVASGNPHASAPTVRSPEELTTPTEKNRPIADPYTRYVVARDKVNQGAAVLLASVAAARRLGVPQDRWIFLHGHADLRERDLMDRADLGRSPAATEAVRHALEIAGVSVQDLATLDLYSCFPAPVFNICDAFGIGADDPRGLTLTGGLPFFGGAGNNYSMHAIAETVHRLRATPGTYGLVGANGGSMSKYSVGVYSTAPAPWRPDDSAVLQADLDALPAPARATHADGWATVETWTVTYRRDGSRTGIVIGRLDDGRRFLAQAVEGDSDLLNLLATGDPGGTRVYARSFGFGNRVALTDTRMEELHPTRPPAFRDAYEHILVQRDGHVLEVTINRPEARNSLTPEANAELDEVFDAYFADPDLWVAILTGAGDKSFSAGNDLKYSASGKPMWVPKNGFAGLTSRRDMNKPVIAAVNGLAMGGGCEIALACHLVVADESAQFALSEVKVGLVAGAGGLVRLPRAIPRKIATDMILTGRRIPAAEALDLGMVNRVTAPGKALEAARDLAADILDGSPTSVRLSLQIMSETEGISGTVDAASHPSPAIDELMVSEDMVEGIMAFATKRRPRWKNR; via the coding sequence ATGAACGCCCCTACGCTGACCGACCTCGACCCCAGCACCCCGGTGCTCATCGGGGTCGGCCAAGCCTCCGAACGCTCCCAGGACCCCGGCTACCAGGGCCTGTCCCCCGTCGAACTCGCCGCCGCAGCCGCCCATGAAGCCCTCGTCGACACCGGCGCCGACCTCTCGGCGCTCGCCGCGGCGATCGGCACCGTCGCCGGAGTCCGCCAGTTCGAGATCTCCACCCCGGGCGCCCCCGCCCCGCTCGGCCGCTCCGACAACTACCCCCGCTCGGTCGCCCGCCGCATCGGCGCCGAACCGGCCCGCGCCATCCTGGAGGTGGCCGGCGGCCAGGGCCCCCAGCACCTCGTCAACGAGCTCGCCGCCGCTATCGCCGACGGCCGCGAAGAGGTCGCGCTCATCTTCGGCTCCGAGGCCATCTCCACCGTGCAGCACCTGGCCAGGGCCGAGGACCGGCCCGACTTCACCGAAACGGTCGGCGGACAACTGGAGGACCGCGGCTACGGACTCAAGGGCCTGATCACCCGAGAGCAGCAACTGCACGGCCTGACCGACGCGCCCAGCCAGTACGCCCTCTTCGAGAACGCCCGCCGCGCACGCCTCGGTCTCAGCCGCCAGGAGTACGCGACGGCCATCGGGGAGCTGTTCGCCCCGTTCACAGAGGTCGCCTCCGGCAACCCGCACGCCTCGGCCCCCACCGTCCGCAGCCCCGAGGAACTGACCACCCCCACCGAGAAGAACCGGCCCATCGCCGACCCCTACACCCGTTACGTCGTCGCCCGCGACAAGGTCAACCAGGGCGCGGCCGTCCTGCTCGCCTCCGTCGCCGCCGCCCGCCGGCTTGGCGTACCCCAGGACCGGTGGATCTTCCTGCACGGTCACGCCGACCTGCGCGAGCGCGACCTGATGGACCGCGCCGACCTCGGCCGCAGCCCCGCCGCGACCGAAGCCGTACGCCACGCACTGGAGATCGCCGGTGTCTCGGTCCAGGACCTCGCCACCCTCGACCTCTACAGCTGCTTCCCCGCCCCGGTCTTCAACATCTGCGACGCCTTCGGGATCGGCGCGGACGATCCCCGCGGCCTGACTCTCACCGGCGGCCTGCCGTTCTTCGGCGGCGCGGGCAACAACTACTCCATGCACGCCATCGCCGAGACCGTCCACCGCCTACGGGCCACCCCGGGGACGTACGGTCTCGTCGGCGCGAACGGCGGCAGCATGAGCAAGTACTCCGTCGGCGTCTACTCGACCGCCCCCGCACCCTGGCGCCCCGACGACAGTGCCGTCCTCCAAGCCGACCTCGATGCCCTCCCCGCACCCGCACGCGCCACCCATGCGGACGGCTGGGCCACCGTGGAGACCTGGACCGTCACATACCGGCGCGACGGCAGCCGTACCGGCATCGTCATCGGCCGCCTCGACGACGGCCGCCGCTTCCTCGCGCAGGCAGTCGAAGGCGACAGCGACCTGCTGAACCTGCTCGCCACCGGGGATCCGGGGGGAACCCGCGTCTACGCACGCTCCTTCGGCTTCGGCAACCGCGTCGCACTGACCGACACTCGCATGGAAGAACTGCACCCGACCCGGCCGCCGGCCTTCCGCGACGCCTACGAGCACATCCTCGTCCAGCGGGACGGCCACGTCCTCGAAGTCACCATCAACCGCCCGGAGGCCCGCAACAGCCTGACCCCCGAGGCGAACGCGGAACTCGACGAGGTCTTCGACGCCTACTTCGCCGACCCCGACCTGTGGGTGGCCATCCTCACCGGAGCGGGCGACAAGTCCTTCAGCGCGGGCAACGACCTGAAGTACTCCGCCTCGGGCAAGCCCATGTGGGTCCCCAAGAACGGCTTCGCCGGGCTCACCTCCCGCCGCGACATGAACAAGCCGGTCATCGCCGCCGTCAACGGTCTCGCGATGGGCGGCGGTTGCGAGATCGCCCTCGCCTGCCACCTGGTCGTCGCCGACGAGAGTGCCCAGTTCGCGCTCAGCGAGGTCAAGGTCGGTCTGGTCGCCGGTGCGGGCGGACTGGTCCGGCTGCCCCGCGCGATCCCGCGCAAGATCGCCACCGACATGATCCTCACCGGCCGGCGGATCCCGGCCGCCGAGGCCCTCGACCTCGGTATGGTCAACCGCGTCACGGCCCCGGGCAAGGCGCTGGAAGCGGCCCGCGACCTCGCCGCCGACATTCTCGACGGCTCTCCCACCTCCGTGCGGCTCTCCCTCCAGATCATGTCGGAGACCGAGGGCATCTCCGGCACCGTCGACGCGGCCAGCCACCCGTCACCCGCGATCGACGAGCTCATGGTCAGTGAGGACATGGTCGAGGGCATCATGGCCTTCGCCACCAAGCGCCGTCCGCGCTGGAAGAACCGCTGA
- a CDS encoding acetate--CoA ligase family protein, with protein MTSPITPDRLRSLFRPRGVALVGASDKSHFSHAAFGNLVSFGHGERTHLVNRRGVEVHGRPTVTSCTEIEGPVDVAFLMVPQAGTLAAMSDAAEAGIRNAVILSSGYGEAGAEGRAAEAELVAHAQKLGMLVLGPNHLGFANFIDRTPVTPVTGLPERAGRIALLSQSGASSSAMLDFATMSGNDLSYLVTLGNEVMITAGHVLDFLVDDESTDAVAIFMESVREPDIFRRAALRATEAGKAVVVLKAGSSELSARTAAAHTGALVGDDKTIDAVFRQCGVIRVDSIEDMMITAGLAAHTGPLAASGIGVVSISGGACDIVADRAEEAGMELPALSPDTEQALKAIMPVYGTVQNPLDVTGAAILDPSLFTKAVTAMSDDSAIGAVAVVSGVPAFGEGPWNGQVFANAIGAGVAQAAVPTVLVSQVMQPVTDYTRGCLEEAGLSYVVPGLKQAVTALSGIARWSQVHHTLNSARGSAAARELPVPTPELRTGTWSEHAARQLLRNAGIPVVPGTLVSSADEAIEAALGFDAPVAMKIVSPDILHKSDVGGVRLDVSGADAVREAYEQVSAGAAKVPGARVEGVLVSPMRSGGTELLIGVVRDPQWGPMLALALGGIFVEVLKDSALSPLPVTAEAAREMLLGLRGAALLQGARGSEPADIDMIAQVVATVGDLALALGDDLESLEINPVRVAGSTVEALDALVTWRTA; from the coding sequence ATGACCTCACCCATCACCCCGGACCGCCTGCGGTCCCTCTTCCGACCGCGGGGCGTCGCACTGGTCGGAGCCAGCGACAAGTCCCACTTCTCCCACGCCGCCTTCGGCAACCTGGTCTCCTTCGGCCACGGTGAGCGCACTCACCTGGTCAACCGGCGCGGCGTCGAGGTACACGGCCGCCCCACCGTCACCTCGTGCACCGAGATCGAGGGCCCGGTCGATGTCGCTTTCCTGATGGTTCCGCAGGCGGGCACGCTGGCGGCGATGTCGGACGCTGCCGAGGCCGGTATCCGCAACGCCGTGATCCTCTCCTCCGGCTACGGCGAGGCGGGCGCCGAGGGGCGGGCGGCCGAGGCCGAACTGGTCGCCCACGCACAGAAGCTGGGCATGCTGGTGCTCGGCCCCAACCACCTCGGGTTCGCCAACTTCATCGACCGCACCCCGGTCACCCCGGTCACCGGCCTGCCGGAGCGCGCCGGCCGTATCGCCCTGCTGTCCCAGTCCGGAGCCAGCTCCAGCGCGATGCTCGACTTCGCGACGATGAGCGGCAACGACCTCAGCTACCTGGTCACCCTCGGCAACGAGGTCATGATCACCGCCGGGCATGTGCTGGACTTCCTCGTCGACGACGAGTCCACCGACGCCGTGGCCATCTTCATGGAGAGCGTCCGAGAGCCGGACATCTTCCGGCGGGCGGCACTGCGGGCGACCGAGGCGGGCAAGGCCGTGGTCGTCCTCAAGGCCGGCTCCAGCGAACTGTCGGCGCGTACGGCCGCCGCCCACACCGGCGCGCTGGTCGGCGACGACAAAACCATCGACGCGGTCTTCAGGCAGTGCGGTGTCATCCGGGTCGACTCCATCGAAGACATGATGATCACCGCCGGCCTGGCCGCGCACACCGGCCCGTTGGCGGCCTCCGGGATCGGCGTGGTCTCCATCTCGGGCGGCGCCTGCGACATCGTCGCGGACCGGGCGGAGGAGGCGGGCATGGAGCTTCCCGCCCTGAGCCCGGACACCGAGCAGGCGCTGAAGGCGATCATGCCCGTTTACGGCACCGTGCAGAATCCCCTCGACGTCACCGGCGCCGCGATCCTCGACCCCAGCCTGTTCACCAAGGCGGTGACGGCGATGTCCGACGACTCCGCCATCGGCGCGGTGGCCGTCGTCAGCGGAGTACCCGCCTTCGGCGAGGGACCCTGGAACGGGCAGGTCTTCGCCAACGCCATCGGCGCGGGTGTCGCCCAGGCAGCCGTTCCCACCGTGCTGGTCAGCCAGGTCATGCAGCCCGTCACCGACTACACCCGCGGCTGTCTGGAGGAGGCCGGACTCTCCTACGTGGTGCCGGGGCTGAAGCAGGCGGTCACCGCGTTGTCTGGCATCGCCCGCTGGTCCCAGGTGCACCACACGCTCAACAGCGCCCGGGGCTCCGCCGCCGCCCGTGAACTGCCCGTGCCCACGCCCGAACTGCGCACCGGAACCTGGTCCGAGCACGCCGCCCGGCAACTGCTCCGGAACGCCGGCATCCCCGTCGTACCCGGGACGCTCGTGTCCTCCGCCGACGAAGCGATCGAAGCCGCCCTCGGATTCGACGCCCCCGTGGCCATGAAGATCGTCTCCCCGGACATCCTGCACAAGAGCGACGTGGGCGGCGTACGTCTGGACGTCAGCGGAGCCGACGCCGTCCGGGAAGCCTACGAGCAGGTCAGCGCCGGCGCGGCCAAGGTGCCGGGGGCACGGGTGGAGGGGGTCCTCGTGTCCCCGATGCGCTCCGGCGGTACCGAGCTGCTGATCGGCGTCGTCCGTGACCCGCAGTGGGGTCCGATGCTGGCCCTGGCCCTGGGCGGGATCTTCGTGGAGGTGCTCAAGGACTCCGCGCTCTCGCCCTTGCCCGTCACCGCGGAGGCGGCAAGGGAGATGCTGCTCGGCCTGCGCGGCGCTGCGCTGTTGCAGGGCGCACGCGGCAGCGAACCCGCCGACATCGACATGATCGCCCAAGTCGTCGCCACCGTGGGCGACTTGGCCCTCGCCCTCGGCGACGACCTCGAATCCCTGGAGATCAACCCCGTGCGCGTCGCGGGCTCGACCGTCGAGGCCCTCGACGCGCTCGTCACCTGGCGCACGGCCTGA
- a CDS encoding TetR/AcrR family transcriptional regulator, with product MTQNARAMGRPRDPQVDHRVAEAAVALFGEEGWSSFSIESVARRAGVGKASVYLRWSSKEQLLADALTQSLGRIEDVDTGTVRGDLVRLVRQLLELFTGEHADAALRLGLEARRTPGLAERYEAMAEAQILAARAMVHRGMDRGELPRDTSVTLLLDALCGGAMNHALATPARLRAELPKHAGEYAEALVDFILASVLTKA from the coding sequence GTGACACAGAACGCCAGAGCCATGGGCCGCCCCCGAGACCCGCAGGTCGACCACCGTGTTGCCGAGGCCGCCGTAGCCCTCTTCGGCGAGGAGGGCTGGTCCTCGTTCAGCATCGAGTCCGTCGCCCGCCGCGCCGGGGTCGGCAAGGCGTCGGTGTATCTGCGCTGGAGCAGCAAGGAACAGCTGCTCGCCGACGCGCTCACACAGAGCCTGGGCCGGATCGAGGACGTGGACACCGGTACCGTCCGTGGGGATCTGGTGCGGCTCGTCCGCCAGTTGCTGGAGCTGTTCACCGGTGAGCATGCCGACGCGGCCCTGCGGCTCGGTCTTGAGGCCCGGCGCACGCCGGGTCTGGCCGAACGGTACGAGGCGATGGCCGAGGCGCAGATTCTCGCCGCTCGTGCCATGGTCCACCGGGGCATGGACCGTGGTGAGCTGCCCAGGGACACCTCCGTGACCCTGCTGCTGGACGCGCTGTGCGGCGGGGCCATGAACCATGCGCTGGCCACGCCGGCCCGGCTGCGGGCCGAACTGCCGAAGCACGCCGGGGAGTACGCCGAGGCGTTGGTGGACTTCATTCTTGCGTCCGTTCTCACGAAGGCCTGA
- a CDS encoding transposase: protein MHMLAALDLATGKLYYRIRPRKRRQEFLALLKSLRARWPGQKLYGVLDSFSPHKHAEVRTWAADNDIALAFLPTYGSWLNWIEAEFAALRYFALNGTDHRSHDEQNAAIAAYIRWHNTRAEPKTNFAPD, encoded by the coding sequence ATGCACATGCTCGCCGCCCTCGACCTGGCCACCGGCAAGCTGTACTACCGCATCCGGCCACGCAAGCGCCGGCAGGAGTTCCTCGCCCTCCTGAAGTCCTTACGCGCCCGCTGGCCCGGCCAGAAGCTGTATGGGGTGCTGGACAGCTTCTCCCCGCACAAGCACGCCGAGGTCCGCACCTGGGCGGCCGACAACGACATCGCGCTGGCCTTCCTGCCGACCTACGGCTCCTGGCTGAACTGGATCGAGGCCGAGTTCGCAGCCCTGCGCTACTTCGCACTCAACGGCACCGACCACCGCAGCCACGACGAACAGAACGCCGCCATCGCCGCCTACATCCGCTGGCACAACACTCGCGCCGAACCGAAGACCAACTTCGCCCCCGACTGA
- a CDS encoding helix-turn-helix domain-containing protein has protein sequence MGRRASVFVRPVSMEEGRRLQRISRTAKDPVRLRRAIVVLMSAQGQTVKDITGLMQVGEDYVRDVIHAFNEQGLDALDPKWSGGRPRTISDQVREHICLIARTSPADWKITAFSAWSLSKLADHLVKQKVTAAISRETLRRILHADKVSWKTTTTWKASTDPDFIAKMHRVLALYDTRPPTDGRYASTSSGR, from the coding sequence GTGGGACGTCGAGCGAGTGTGTTCGTCCGGCCGGTGAGCATGGAGGAGGGCCGGAGGCTGCAGCGGATCAGCAGGACGGCGAAGGACCCGGTGAGACTCCGTCGGGCGATCGTGGTGCTGATGTCCGCCCAGGGGCAGACCGTCAAGGACATCACCGGGCTGATGCAGGTCGGCGAGGACTACGTCCGCGACGTCATCCACGCCTTCAACGAGCAGGGGCTGGACGCGCTGGACCCGAAATGGAGCGGGGGACGCCCCAGGACGATCAGTGACCAGGTGCGCGAGCACATCTGCCTGATCGCCCGGACGTCCCCCGCCGACTGGAAGATCACCGCGTTCTCCGCCTGGAGCCTGAGCAAGCTCGCCGACCACCTGGTCAAGCAGAAGGTCACCGCGGCCATCAGCCGGGAGACCCTGCGCCGGATCCTCCACGCCGACAAGGTCTCCTGGAAGACCACCACCACCTGGAAGGCGTCCACCGACCCGGACTTCATCGCCAAGATGCACCGCGTCCTGGCGCTGTACGACACCCGCCCGCCGACGGACGGGCGATATGCGTCGACGAGTTCGGGCCGCTGA
- a CDS encoding SDR family NAD(P)-dependent oxidoreductase: MVATHTERFTGKTAVVTAGASGIGLGIVRRLIAEGARVVIGDIDEDGLGRAEKEFGASVVPLVVDVRREQDIESLVATAVERYGRLDCAFNVAGGGSGGPLVDLGSEDIDRVLSLTLRSMFLSVKHEAKQFIGQGSGGAIVNITSINAIQPPEGAAPYNAAKAGVVSLTQSAALELGAHGIRVNAVGPGLVETPMTRDLTGNPAVAQAYQDATPLIRRGRPEDIAAAAAFLGSDDAAWTTGQTLYVDGGQSVTGHPRLLRLFAQSDAEMPTASALR, encoded by the coding sequence ATGGTGGCAACACACACGGAGCGATTCACGGGAAAGACGGCGGTCGTCACCGCCGGAGCCTCGGGGATCGGCCTCGGTATCGTCCGGCGGCTGATCGCCGAGGGGGCCCGAGTCGTCATCGGTGACATCGATGAGGACGGGCTGGGCCGCGCGGAGAAGGAGTTCGGCGCGAGCGTGGTGCCGCTCGTCGTCGATGTGCGGCGGGAGCAGGACATCGAGTCGCTGGTGGCGACCGCGGTCGAGCGGTACGGACGGCTGGACTGCGCGTTCAACGTCGCGGGAGGGGGCAGCGGCGGTCCCCTCGTCGACCTCGGCTCGGAGGACATCGACCGGGTCCTCTCCCTGACGCTGCGCAGTATGTTCCTGTCCGTCAAGCACGAGGCGAAGCAGTTCATCGGGCAGGGTTCGGGCGGGGCGATCGTCAACATCACCTCGATCAACGCGATCCAGCCGCCGGAAGGGGCGGCCCCCTACAACGCCGCCAAGGCGGGCGTGGTGAGCCTGACCCAGTCGGCCGCTCTTGAGCTGGGCGCGCACGGTATCCGGGTCAACGCCGTGGGGCCCGGTCTCGTCGAGACTCCGATGACACGGGACCTCACCGGCAATCCGGCTGTCGCGCAGGCGTACCAGGACGCCACACCGCTGATACGGCGGGGGCGGCCGGAGGACATCGCCGCGGCGGCGGCCTTCCTCGGCAGCGACGACGCCGCCTGGACGACCGGGCAGACCCTGTACGTGGACGGAGGCCAGTCGGTGACCGGACACCCGCGTCTCCTGCGGCTGTTCGCCCAGAGCGACGCCGAGATGCCGACGGCGTCCGCCCTGCGCTAG